The window TGTTCGCCGGCCTTGAGCATCACTTTCTGGAAGTTTTTCAGTTCCTTGATCGGACGGATCATCGAACCGGTTTCGTCCTGAATGTACAACTGCACCACGGTTTCACCGTCACGCTTGCCGGTGTTTTTCACCGTGACGCTGGCGTCGAGCTTACCGGTCTTGTTCAGCGTGGATGACGACAGTGCCATGTCGCTCAGGCTGAAGTTGGTGTAACTCAAGCCATAGCCGAACGGGAACAGCGGGCCGGTGGTGTCATCGAAATACTGTGAGGTGTAGTTGCCCGGTTTGCCCGGCGTGAACGGCCGGCCAATGGTCAGGTGGTTGTAGTAAGTCGGAATCTGGCCCACCGAACGCGGGAAGGAAATCGGCAGTTTGCCCGACGGGTTGTAGTCGCCGAACAGCACGTCGGCGATGGCGTTGCCGCCTTCGGTGCCACTGAACCAGGTTTCCAGAATCGCGTCAGCCTGTTCTTTCTCTTCGAGGATCGACAGCGGACGGCCGTTCATCAACACCAGCACCAGCGGTTTGCCGGTGGCTTTCAAGGCGCGGATCAGTTCACGCTGGTTTTCCGGGATGTTCAGGTCGGTACGGCTCGACGATTCGTGGGACATGCCACGGGACTCGCCCACAGCGGCAACCACCACGTCGGCATCCTTGGCGGCTTTCACCGCTTCGTCGATCAGCACGTTCGCCGGGCGCGGATCATCGACCACTTCCGGCGCATCGAAGTTGAGGAAGTTCAGGTAGTCGAGGATTTTCTTGTCGCTGGTGATGTTGGCACCACGGGCATAGATCAGCGTCGATTTATCGCCCAACGCAGTGGTCATGCCGTCGAACAGGGTCACCGATTGCGCCGGACGACCCGCCGCGGCCCAGCTGCCCATCATGTCGATCGGCGCCTTGGCCAGCGGGCCGACCAGGGCAATTTTCGCGGTCTTCTTCAGAGGCAGGGTTTCGTTCTGGTTCTTCAGCAACACCAGGCTGCGGCGCGCCACATCGCGGGCCTCGGTACGGTGCAGGCGGCTGTCGGCGTAAGTGTCGGCCGGATCATCCTCGGCTTTGCCGATGCGCAGGTACGGATCCTTGAACAGGCCCATGTCGTACTTGGCGTCGAGCACCGCACGCACGGCGTTGTCGATGTCGCTCTGCTGGATCTCGCCGGATTTCAACAGCCCCGGCAGTTCTTTGCCGTACAGGGTGTCGTTCATGCTCATGTGGATGCCGGCCTTGATCGCCAGCTTCGCGGCTTCGCGACCGTCAGCGGCGACGCCGTGTTTGATCAGTTCGAAAATCGCCCCGTGGTCGCTGACGGCCAGGCCCTTGAAGCCCCATTCCTTGCGCAACAGGTCGTTCATCAGCCAGGTGTTGGCGGTGGCGGGCACGCCGTTGATCGAGTTCAACGCGACCATCACGCCGCCGGCACCGGCATCGATCGCCGCGCGGTACGGTGGCAGGTAGTCCTGGTACATCTTGACCGGGCTCATGTCGACCACGTTGTAGTCGCGGCCACCCTCGACCGCGCCGTACAGGGCGAAGTGCTTGACGCTGGCCATGATGCTGTCGGCCGCATTCGCGCCCGTGCCCTGGAATGCCTTGACCATCACACCGGCAATGCGCGAAACGAGATAGGTGTCTTCGCCGAAACCTTCGGAGGTACGGCCCCATCGCGGGTCGCGGGAAATATCGACCATCGGCGCGAAGGTGATATCGAGGCTGTCAGACGCGGCTTCCTTGGCGGCGATGCGCCCGGACAGACCGATGGCGTCCATGTCCCAGCTCGACGCCAGGGCCAGCGGGATCGGGAAAATGGTGCGGTGGCCGTGGATCACGTCGTAGGCGAAGAACATCGGGATCTTCAACCGGCTGCGCATGGCCGCGTCCTGCATCGGACGGTTTTCCGGGCGGGTGATCGAGTTGAACGTACCGCCGATGTTGCCGGCCGCGATCTCTTTGCGAATCAGCTCCCGGGGCATTTCCGGGCCGATGCTGATCAGGCGCAACTGGCCGATTTTTTCATCGAGGGTCATTTGCTTCATCAAATTGCTGACGAAGGCTTCCTTGTTCTCCAGGGGTGCGGGCGTCGTGGCGGCCAATACGTTATGACTGGCCAGGCTGACGAACAGGCCCAGCAAACACAGCTTCTTCATGAATAGTTTTCTCAAGGGCCCAAACGGCGAGGTACACGCCGGCCAGCCAAAATTTAGGGAGCGACTATTGTTGTTCGGGTGCCGATTCAAAAAATGCCGGATGCAGTTTTTTGCGCAGGGCATCTTTTAGCCCATTGCCCCGATGCAATCCAGTGGCGCGGCCGATTATGCCCGAAGAGCCGGCCGAGAGGGTTGCCGGTTGTTTTTTCAATGAATGTGAAGGGAGCATCACTGATATGAATGTACGAGAGTCCTACCGGTCGAGGCTGCAAATCGCCACCTTGCTGGTGCTGGCCACGCTGCTGACCGCTTGCGGCATCAACAACATCCCGACCCTCGATGAGCAGGCCAAGGCCGCTTGGGGCCAGGTGCAGAACCAGTATCAGCGCCGCGCCGACCTGATTCCCAACCTGGTGGAAACCGTCAAGGGTTACGCCGCCCATGAGAAAGAGACCCTGACCGCGGTGATCGAGGCGCGGGCCAAGGCCACTTCGATCCAGGTCGACGCCTCGACCCTCGACAACCCGGAAAAACTCAAGCAATACCAACAGGCACAGGATCAGCTCAGCGGCGCCTTGAGCCGGCTGATGGTGGTGTCCGAGCGCTATCCGGACCTGAAGGCCAACCAGAACTTCCTCGCGTTGCAATCGCAGCTCGAGGGCACCGAAAACCGGATCAGCGTGGCGCGGCGCGATTTCATCCTCGCGGTGCAGAATTACAACACCGAGATTCGCACGTTCCCCGGCCGCCTGTGGCACAGCGTGATGTACAGCAACCTGCCGGTGCGCGAGACCTTCGAAGCCACGCCGGGGTCGGAAAAACCGCCCGAGGTTAAATTCTGATCGGTGCGTCACCACGGACGAGGTTCCCCATGCGCGTGTTGAAAGCTGGCCTGGTGTTGTTGCTGTGGGTGTTTGCCCTGGCGGTCCAGGCCGAATTGAAGTTCCCGGAGCTGACCGGGCGGGTGGTGGATAACGCCCAGATGATCGAGCCCTCGGTGCGTGAGCAGCTTGCGCAGCAGTTGCAGGCCCATGAGAAGGTCACGGGTGAACAGCTTGTGATCGTGACGTTGCCGGACTTGCAGGGCGCCGACATCGCCGACTTCGGCTATCAACTGGGCCGCTACTGGGGCATCGGCCAGAAAGACAAGAACAACGGCGCATTGCTCATAGTCGCCCGTGATGAGCGCAAACTACGAATTGAAGTCGGTTATGGTCTGGAAGATCGCCTGACCGACGCCCAGAGTTCGGTGATCATCAATCAGGTCATCACCCCGGCATTCAAGACCGGTAACTTCAGCAAAGGGATCAGCGACGGCGTGGCGGCGATGCTGGTTGTGCTGGGCGGCAATCCGCTGGACGAGCCGTCGACGGTGTATGAATCCGGCGGCGACCCGAGTGATGATTTTCTCTCGCGGCATCCGGGGCTGTTTGTGTTTCTGGTGTTGCTGTTCATCCTGACGGTGTTTGTTTGCCAGATGCTCGGTATCCTTCCCGCCGGCCGTGGCGGCTCCGGTGGTTCCGGAGGCGGTTTCGGTGGCGGTGGTGGTTTTGGCGGCGGTGGAGGCGGGGGCTTCAGCGGCGGTGGGGGCAGTTTCGGTGGCGGTGGTTCGTCCGGCGGCTGGTAACAATAAAAATGAGCAGGCACTTCACGACATGGCATTACTGACTGAACACGAACAACGCAAAGTCGCCGAGGCAATCGCCCGGGTCGAGCGCGACACCGACGCGGAACTGGTGACCGTGCTCGCGGCGCGCGCCGACGACTATGCGTACATTCCGCTGCTGTGGGCCAGCCTGCTGGCGCTGGTGGTGCCGGGGATCGTGCATTACCTGACTGGCTGGCTGACCCTGCACAACCTGTTGCTGGTGCAATGGGTCAGCTTCATCGTTCTGTGCCTGGTCTTCCGGATTCCGAAAGTCACCACTCACTTGATCCCCCGTTCAGTGCGTCACTGGCGCGCCTCGAACCTCGCGCGCCGGCAGTTCCTGGAGCAGAACCTGCACCACACCGTGGGCAGCACCGGCATCTTGATTTTCGTCTCTGAAGCCGAGCGTTATGTGGAAATCCTGGTGGACGAGGGGATTTCCAGCCGCCTCGACAACAAGAACTGGGACGCGATTGTCGCCGCGTTCACCCAGCAGGTGCGGCAGGGGCAGACGCTGCAAGGCTTTGTCAGCTGCGTCGAGGCCTGCGGCGAACTGCTCAAGGTACATGTGCCGGTGACGCACGTGCGCAATGAGTTGCCGAACCGGTTGGTGGTGTTGGGGTAAAGGGCGAATTCAAGCCGTTCGGTAAATAACTGCGTGTCCCGAACGGTCATCCCCCCTAAAATACCCGCCATTCCCCGATCCGCCCCGCCTGAGGCCGTTTTTTTCATGTCTGTCACCGCCACTCCCGCCAGCCTCGCGCCGGATCATCACGCCCAGTTCATCGAACTGCTGCAAACCAGCCTTGAGCAAAACGCCTTCATTAAACTGGTGCTGGCCAAGTACGCAGGCACCGAGACCGACCTGCAGCGGATCATCATCAAACCGGTGACGGTCAAGGCGCAGCCGTGCCTGTCCTTCGTTTACCGCTACAAGACCCGTGACATCACCAAGAATCTGCCGCTCGAAGAAGGCGTGACGCACATTGCCGACCTACTGCCGGCGTCGTTCAAAAATGCGCATTTGCTGTCCCTGACCGACGAAGCCCAGCTCGAATACAGCAAAAAGGGCAAGAGTTCGCTGTTCAAGAGCAAACCTCAGCAATTGCGCGAAGTGCCATCCGCCGAGCACAACCGTGAGAAAAACCGTTTCCTGGACTTGAGCCGGCCGTTCCTCGCCGACCTCGGCGTGACCAACAGCAAGCACGAGCTGATCCCGGCGATGTCGCGCAAGTGGAAGCAGATCAACAAGTTCATCGAAGTCTTCAGCCATGCGCTGACCTCGTCGCCGCTGGCGCTGGACAAACCGGTGCGCGTGGCGGACTTCGGTTCGGGCAAGGGTTACCTGACCTTCGCCATCCACGATTACCTGCGCAATACTCTGAACGCCGAAGGCGAAGTCACCGGCGTCGAGCTGCGTGAGGACATGGTCACTCTGTGCAACACCGCGGCTGCCAAACTTGAGCACCCGGGGTTGGTGTTCAAATGTGGTGATGTGCGCAGCGTGGCGCCGAGCGAATTGGACGTGATGATTGCGCTGCACGCCTGCGACATCGCTACCGACTACGCGATTCACACCGGCATTCGCTCCGGCGCATCGATCATCATGTGCTCGCCGTGCTGCCACAAGCAGATCCGCCTGCAAATCCAGAGCCCGGCACTGCTCAAACCGATGCTGCAATACGGCTTGCACCTGGGTCAGCAAGCCGAAATGGTCACAGACAGCTTGCGTGCGCTGTTCCTCGAAGCCTGTGGTTACGAGACCAAGGTGTTCGAGTTCATCTCACTGGACCACACCAACAAGAACAAGATGATCCTGGCGGTCAAACGCGCCGAGCCGGTTGATCCGGCCCAGCTGTTGGTGAAGATTCAGGAACTGAAGGATTTCTACCACATCAGCGAACATTGCCTGGAAACGCTGTTGCGCGCTGATGGTTACCTCTGATGGTGACCCTGTAGGAGCACAGCTTGCTGGCGATAGCGATCTTGAGGGCGCCATCGCCGGCAAGCCGTGCTCCTACAGGATTATGTCGTGGCTACTCGTGCCGGAACGACCGCCGTCTTGCGCCCCAGCACCACCGTCACAATCACCCCGGCCGCAAACAGCCAGGTAATCGGTTCGACGTGTTCACCGAAGAACAACGCCGAAAACGCGATGGTGAAGAAAATCTGCAGCAACTGGATCTGACTGACCCGGGCAATGCCACCCATGGCCAGCCCGGCGTACCAGGCAAAGAAGCCGATGAACTGCGAAAACAGCGAGACGTAACCGAAGGCCCACCAGGTCTTGGTGGAAATCTCGCCCTGATGTTGCAGTGCCAGATACAGGACCGGGCCGATCAGCAGCGGCGTCGACAGCACCAGCGCCCAGCAGATCACCTGCCAACCGCCCATCTCCTTGGCCAACCGGCCACCTTCGGCATAACCCAACCCACCCACCGCAATCGCCCCGAGCATCAGCAAGTCACCGGCCTGAATGCTGCCGGCACCGCTGATCAGCGCATAACCGAGCACCAATGCACTGCCCAGTGCGGCGCAGGCCCAGAAGGCTTTTGACGGACGTTCATGGGACAACCACGCCGCATACAGCGCCACGCACAGCGGTTGTAGGCCATTGACCAACGCGCCGTGGGATGCCGGCAAGGTTTGCATGGCCCAGGCTGACAACACCGGGAAACCGAGGATCACGCCGGCAATCACCAGGCTCAGGCCTTTGACCTGCTTCCAGGTCGGCCACTTTTCCCGGCGCCACAGCAACAGCAACGCTGCCGGAACCGCCGCGAACAATGCGCGGCCGAGGCCGTTGAGCAGCGGGTGGAGTTCCTGCACGACAATCCGTGTGAAGGGCAGGGTGAGGCTGAAAATCACAACGCCGAGCAGGCCCAGGGCCATGCCGGTGTTTTCGCGGGAGGACATGATGGCAACCAGAATCGTGGAGGGTGGGGTTATCTAGCCATAAACCCGTGAATTTGGCGCTTACAGCTGGCCGCAGAAATATCCGTACAGTTTTGGGTTCATCTTTGTGGCGAGGGAGCTTGCTCCCGTTCGGCTGCGAAGCAGTCGCAAAACCTGTCGGCTCGGTGTTGCTCAAAAAACGCAGGGGCCGCTTCGCTGCCCAGCGGGAGCAAGCTCCCTCGCCACAAAAGCCAAGGCCGATTTATATGTGGCGTAGTAGCCAGTTGTTACCCGACCCGCCGGAATCGGACTACCTTGAATACTCCTACGCATTCTCCAGAGGAGTCCTCCCCATGGCAGCGAAAAAGATTCTGATGCTGGTCGGCGATTTCGTCGAAGACTACGAAGTGATGGTGCCGTTTCAGGCGCTGCTGATGGTCGGCCACACCGTTCACGCGGTTTGCCCAGACAAAACCGCCGGCCAGACCGTGCGTACGGCGATCCATGACTTCGAAGGCGACCAAACCTACAGCGAAAAACCCGGTCACCTGTTTGCCCTGAACTTCGACTTCGCCAAGGTCAAAGCGGCGGATTACGACGCGGTGCTGATCCCGGGCGGTCGTGCGCCGGAGTACCTGCGCCTGAATGAAAAAGTCCTGGAACTGGTACGCGACTTCGACAAGGCCGGCAAGCCGATTGCCGCGGTGTGTCACGGTGCGCAATTGCTCGCAGCGGCAGGGATTCTCGAAGGTCGTGAATGCAGCGCTTACCCGGCCTGCGCTCCGGAAGTGCGTCTGGCCGGCGGTACGTTCATCGACATCCCGGTGACGGACGGCCATGTTCAAGGCAATCTGGCCACGGCACCTGCCTGGCCTGCCCACCCGAACTGGCTCGCCGGTTTTCTTGGACTGCTGGGCACGAAAATCACGCTGTAACGAGGAACCTGTCCATGTGCGAGCTCTACGTCAAGGCCGACCCGATTCTCTACGAATCTCGCTCCCGCTCGCTGCGCATCTGCGGAGTGGTGACCACGCTGCGGCTGGAGAATCAGTTCTGGGACATCCTCAGTGAAATCGCCGAGGACGACGGCATGACCACCAATCAGTTGATCGCCAAGCTGTATGAAGAGGTGATGGACTACCGCGGCGAAGTGGTGAATTTCGCCTTGTTCTTGCGGGTGAGTTGTACGCGGTATTTGAGTCAGCGGCGGGTGAATTCGCCGGAGTTGTCGGTGGTAAAACGTTCAGTCAAATAGGTTTGCGGCGTGCTTACTGGCCCCATCGCCAGCAGGCTGGCTCCCACAGTTGATTGGGTACATCAGTCCAATGTGGGAGCCAGCCTGCTGGCGATAGGGCCGGTTCAGGCGACAGAAACAGCAGGCTGGTCTTTACTCTGAAGCGCGCAATCTCTCAATCGCCAAGGAGAAACAGCATGTCCGGATGGTACGAAGTGAGCAAAAGCAGCAGCGGTCAGTTCAGGTTTGTGCTGAAGGCGGCGAATGCCGAAACCATTCTGACCAGTGAGCTGTACACCACCCGCGCCGCAGCCGACAAAGGCATTGCGTCGGTCCAGACCAACAGCCTACTGGATGAGCGCTACGAGAAGAAAAGCACCAAGGATGGCCATCCTTACTTCAATCTGAAGGCCGGTAACCACGAGATTATCGGCAGCAGCGAATCGTATTCCTCCGATGCCGCGATGGAGAAGGGCATTGCCAGTGTGAAGGCCAACGGGCCGACCAAAGTGATCAAGGACAAGACCTTGCCCGTACTCTGAAAACACCGATGATCTAATGTGGGAGCGGGCTTGCTCGCGAATGCGGAGTGTCAGGCAATAGGGTTGTGACTGGCATACCGCATTCGCGAGCAAGCCCGCTCCCACATTTGTTTATGTGAGTCCTGAGGTCAGCGCAAGGTTTTCAACAGACCTTGTAGCTGACTGACACCTGCCTCACCCAACGGGAACACCGGCAACCGCGGATCACCCACTTCCAGCCCGATTTGGCGCAAACCCGCCTTGATCGTCGCCGGCAAACCGCCCTTCAGAATGAAATCGAGCAACGGCAACTGGCGATAGAACAGTTCGCGCGCCTTGCCCAGATCATTGGCCAGCACTGCTTCATACAAATCCAGGTTGAGCTGCGGGATCAGGTTTGGCGCCGCCGTGCACCAGCCTTTGGCCCCGGCCGCGAAGGCTTCCAGCGCCAGCGGGTTGCAGCCGTTGTAGAACGGCACCCGGCCTTCGCCCAAGCGTTGCAGCTGATGCATGCGCTGGATGTCGCCGGTGCTCTCCTTGACCATGGTCACGTTTTCCACGCCGTTGACGATGCGCAGGATCAGATCCACCGACATGTCGGTGCCGCTGGTGGCCGGGTTGTTGTAGAGCATGATCGGCACGCCGATGCTGTCGCCGATGGCGCGGTAGTGAGCGAGGATTTCCGCTTCGCTGAGTTTCCAGTAGGACGTCGGCAGCACCATCACCACGTCGGCGCCGTGGGCCTCGGCGAAACGTGCGCGGCGCACCGCTTTGGCGGTGGTCAGGTCGGACACGCTGACGATGGTCGGCACGCGTTTGGCCACGTGCTTGATGCTGAACTCGGCAACCTGATCCCACTCCGCGTCGCTCAGGTAAGCGCCTTCGCCGGTGCTGCCCAGTGGTGCGATTGATTGCACGCCGTCGTCGATCAAACGGTCGATGGAGCGCCCGAGCGCGTCAAGATCAACGCTTTCGCCGTTGGCGGTGAACGGGGTGATGGTGTAGCCGATAATGCCGTGAATGTTTGCGGTGGACATGGTGTCTCTCCGTTGAAAAAGGTCTGGATTCAGTTCAGGCAATCGGCGTGTTGGCGCAGGTTCTGCCGAGCGTAGTAATTGAAAGCGGCGGCGTGGCGCTTGGGCCGGGCGATCCAGTCATGGGCTTCACGGCCCAGCTCCGGGATGATCGGCTTGATGGTCCCGGCGCTCATCGCCAGCAGCTGCAACTTGGCGGCGCGTTCGATCAGTTGCGCAATCACACAGGCCTCCTCGATGGTGGTGCCGGTGGACAACTGGCCGTGGTGGGAAAGCAGGATCGCGCGCTTGCCGCCTAGCGCACCGGCAATCAGGTCGCCTTCTTCGTTGCCCACCGGCACGCCCGGCCAGCCTTCGAGAAACGCACAGTCTTCGTAGAGCGGGCAGAGGTCCATGTGCGAGATCTGCAGTGGCACTTCGAGCATCGACAGTGCGGCAACATGGGTCGGGTGGGTGTGAATGATGCAGTTCACATCCGGCCGCGCACGGTAGACCCAACTGTGGAAACGGTTGGCCGGGTTCGGCATGCCGTGGCCTTCGAGCACTTCCAGGTCTTCGTTGACCAGCAACAGATTGCCCGCGGTGATTTCGTCGAAACCCAGGCCCAGTTGTTGAGTGTAGTAAGTGCCGGGTTGCGGGCCACGGGCGGTGATTTGCCCAGCCAGGCCGGAATCATGGCCATTCTCGAACAGAATGCGGCAGGTCAGGGCCAGCTTTTGCCGGTCGGTCCACGTATTATCCGCGAGGGTATTTTGCATCTGGCTGAGCGCTTGCTTGACCAGTTGATCTTTGGGCAGTGCTAATGTCTTCGCCATATCGGAGTCCTCTTTGGCAGGGTCATGCAAATGACACGAAAGATGCTATATGACACCTTGTGTCATGAGCAAGGACAATTCGTCGCCTCCTTGATGGATTAATCGTTTTAAATGTCTATCCGTTTGAAATTATTGAGAAAAAAACTTGGCGTAACCCTTGAGGCACTGGCGGAAAAGTCCGGCATGACCAAGAGTTACCTGTCAAAGGTCGAACGCGGGCTGAACACGCCGTCGATTGCGGCTGCGCTGAAACTGGCCAAGGCGTTGAACGTGAAGGTCGAGGAGCTGTTCTCCGAAGACAAGGTCAGCCTCGACAGCTACAGCCTGGTGCGCAGCCACGAGCGCCAGCCTTTGGGCGCCAGCGACGAAAGTCCGGGTTACGCGGTGCTGGCCCATCAGGTTAGCGAGCGCAGCCTTTTGCCGTTCATCATCTATCCGCCGACCGAATTCACCGACAAGGCCTTCAAGGAGCATTTGGGCGAAGAGTTTTTGTTCGTTCACGAAGGGCAGGTGGAAGTGGATTTCGTCAGCGAACGTGTGCTGCTGAGTCGCGGCGACGCGCTGCACTTCAACTCACAGAAACCGCACCGGATTCGCTCGGTGGGCGAGGTTCAGGCGCAGTTGCTGGTGGTGGTGCATAGCGCTGAAGAATGAGTTGGCCGGGCTTTTGTGGCGAGGGAGCTTGCTCCCGCTCGGCTGCGCAGCAGTCGTAAACCTGCCTGCCGCATTCTCTCTGAAAAAAATGCAGGGGGCCGCTTCGCAGCCCAGCGGGAGCAAGCTCCCTCGCCACAGGTTAGTGTTCGCTTCAGACCTCAACCGGTACCGTCAGCTTCGAGCTACCCAACGCATGCGTCTTCGAATCAAAAAACCGCAGCTCAACCCCGGTCCCCTCAAACGCCTTCGTGTAATGCCGTTTCTGATGCTGGATGAACGCCTTGCTGCGCGGATAAATCGAGATCGCTACCACGGCCGGTTTCGCCAGACGCAAGGCATGGATGATGTGACTGTCCTGCTCACCCAGCGCATGCCCGAAAATGCACAAACCATCACCATGGCCGAGTAACTGCTGGTAGCAGAACGACAAATAATCCGAGCTGCGAATGGTCTTGAGCTTGTCCGCACTCGGGCCTTCGTTGACGAACAGCGGCACGTCGTCGAGGGTCTTGATCGTGTTGTTGATGGCGAAATTACCGAGCAACGTGCCCTCGGTCGACATCAGCTTGCGCGCCGTGCCGTCCTGGTTGCGCACCAGGTGCAGGCCGCCGTGCAGGTACAACAAACGGGTTTTATCGGTGGCCGTGGCGCTCAGGTCGAAAGCGGGTTCGGCCCCTTGGAACAGATCGGTGATCGACTCGGGCTGGTGTTGCAGCGCCCAGTAGTTGAGCAGGTCGTAATTGGTGGTGAACACCGTGCGATAGCTGGCCAACTCCTGATTGATCGTCGCCAGTGTCGAAGGCACGACCAACCGCCAAGGGATGTGCACCGCGTGCACGGTGTTGATCAGCGCTTCCTTGATCGCGTAGTAACGATTGCGCGGCGCGGCGGAACTGACGGCCAGGGCCTTGTTGACCCGGCTGGTGGTTTTCAGCGCGCTTAGCACCTGCTCGAAACTGCGGGTTTGCATCGCCTCGAATACACTCAACTCGGAGGGGCTCAGCGGTTTTTCTTCGACGGTGCGGGCGTTTTCGAACAGCGAGTCGTAGCCGAAATCGTCCCACACCGCGCGGCTGGCGCCGTTGCCCACCAGCAGGCCGCTGAACGCGGTGCTCGTGCGCAGGGCGTTCCAGTCTTCAAGTTGGGCATCGACATCCTGGAAATCGGTCATTGCGTTGTTCGACTCACGGCAAAAAGGGGCTGATGGGCGGCGACTTTATCACGCTCGGGTGGGGAGCCTGATCAGCATCACGCAGATCATCGCCCCCAAGGCCAGCAAGGTGCAGAGCAGCGACAAGGGCCATGCCTGCGCACTGGCAATGAAACTCGCCATCGCGCCGATGGCGGCAGCCATCAGTTGATGGATGAAGCCGCTTAGCGCCATCGCATAGGCACCGCCGATAGGCGCGCCATCGTTGGCCAAAGACAGGCTGATGGGATAGTTGAGTGACTGGCCGAGCACGGCGAAGCAATAAGGCAACCAGAACAGAAGCGCTATGGAGGTGGCCGCTATGCTCCCCAGCAACATCACGGCGGTTCCGGCCAGCACCAGTCCGACACCCACTGTCATAAGCCAGAGTCGACCAGTGCGAAGTACCAGACCGTTGACCCCCAGCGCCCCCAGAAAGTACGCCGCGCTGATGGGCCATCCCAACAATCCGTACTCTACGGGTGACCAGTTGAACGGTCCTTGCAGAATCACCGGTGCAGCAGTGTTGAAGGCAATGATTACCCCGTAGCCCAAGCCCCCGGCCAGCGCCGGCAACAGAAAGTCCCGATGGCGAAGAATCTGCCAGTAGCTGGGCCATGTTGCTGACCGGGTATTTTCCTCCACGCGGGTCGCAAAAGTGATCCGCGCCACGACCACCGCCATCGCGAGACTGACGCCTCCCAACCAGTAGAAAATTGCCGGCCAGCCCAACGCCACTTGAATGATCGACCCCAGGTACTGGCCGATACCCAGTGCCACCACAAAGGAAATCGATAGCCAGGACAACGCCCTGGCCAGCAGGTCACCGCTGAAGCTGTCGCGGATCAACACCCGGGCCATCACCGAAATGCCGCTGGCCCCGATTCCCTGAAGCAGGCGCAGGACCAGAAAAGACTCCAGTGTCGAGCCCAGGGGCAACGCGAGATTTCCCAGACCGTAAATACCCAATGCCGCCAGCAGCACCGGTTTGCGGCCGATACGCTGGGCCAGGCTGCCCCAGAACAACATTGGCAGGGCCATGCCGATCAGATACACCGCCAACCCCCATGAAACCAGCGAAGCGTCGACAGTCAGTTCACGTGCAATGTCGGGCAATGCCGGCAGGTAAATGCTCATGCCCAATTGAGCGAGAAACACTGTGCTGCAGGTGACGAGGAGGGTGGTGGTGCTCTTCATTGAATCGTCCTTGGGATCAGCGGCAGACATTCCGACCGTGTACATGCAGCAGCTCGGCGATGAGTCCACAAAAATGGCGAATCAGCATGGGTTCCATATCGGCCCGCAGGGTGATTCTGATGGCGGCGTTGCCTTGCGCAACCACCGGAAAAAAAACAGCTGAGGTGAAGAAACCGAGATCGGCCAGTTTAATGGCAATACGGTTCGCCAACGTCGCTTGCCCGCAGGGAACCAAGCGAATTGCCATGTTGCTTTGGTGCTGGTCGGTTTGTATGAGGCTGTCAAAGAGCTGGATGTTGGCCTGGAGCTTTTCCTGCAACGCGATAAATTCTTGCGTGCGATGCAAGACGATAGAGGCTCTGCCCGCGCCAATGGCCGCACTGTTCAGACTTTGTGACCAATTGCTTGGGCCGCCAT of the Pseudomonas sp. MAG733B genome contains:
- a CDS encoding MFS transporter, whose translation is MKSTTTLLVTCSTVFLAQLGMSIYLPALPDIARELTVDASLVSWGLAVYLIGMALPMLFWGSLAQRIGRKPVLLAALGIYGLGNLALPLGSTLESFLVLRLLQGIGASGISVMARVLIRDSFSGDLLARALSWLSISFVVALGIGQYLGSIIQVALGWPAIFYWLGGVSLAMAVVVARITFATRVEENTRSATWPSYWQILRHRDFLLPALAGGLGYGVIIAFNTAAPVILQGPFNWSPVEYGLLGWPISAAYFLGALGVNGLVLRTGRLWLMTVGVGLVLAGTAVMLLGSIAATSIALLFWLPYCFAVLGQSLNYPISLSLANDGAPIGGAYAMALSGFIHQLMAAAIGAMASFIASAQAWPLSLLCTLLALGAMICVMLIRLPTRA